From the Paenibacillus tianjinensis genome, the window TTTGCAATAAACGCATGGTACTGGACCATAATACGGGGGATACAATCTGTTCAGGTAAGGATTGTCTGATTTCATCCACTGAGCCATAAGGACTCGCCTTAAGGTTGGAAACAACCTCCCACTTGGGCATGCGGATATTCAGAGACTGCAGTTCTTCCACCAGTCTGTCTCGAGCTGGCAGCAATATCCGGCTATGAGCGGGTAAGCTTACCGGGAGCCGCTTATACTGGATTCCCCGTCTGTCCAGAACCCCCAAAGCCTCCTCCAGCTTCTTCTTATGCCCCGAGATTACAGTTTGGTGATCAGTGTTGTAGTTAGACGGATGAACGAATTGATCGGGCTCGGAAACCAAAGCGCATAACTCTTCAACCACACCGGGACTAACGCCTGTGACCGCAGCCATCCCTCCCTCCACCTCTGCGCAGGCTTCCTCCATAAATTGTCCGCGTCTGGCAATCAGCCTGATTGCATCAGAGAAGTCGAGCGCCCCTGCACAGGTCAAAGCGGAGTACTCTCCCAGACTGTGTCCGGCAGAAACGGCCGGTTGAATACCCACCCTCTCCTCGTAGACTTTGAACATGGCAACACTGTTTGCCAGTACTGCAAGTTGGGTGTTGCGGCTGCCGCCCAGTGCGGCTGCTTCTTCCGTGCATAATTTTTTCACGTCTACTCCAGACCAGTCACTGGCTTCTTCATAGACTAAAGCGGCTTCCCGGCAAGAGCCGATCCATTCTTTGCCCATTCCAGTGTACTGAGAACCTTGTCCCGGAAACAGAAGTGCAAGCTTGTTCATCGCTAAACCACCTTTGCAATCAATATGCTCT encodes:
- a CDS encoding ACP S-malonyltransferase; the protein is MNKLALLFPGQGSQYTGMGKEWIGSCREAALVYEEASDWSGVDVKKLCTEEAAALGGSRNTQLAVLANSVAMFKVYEERVGIQPAVSAGHSLGEYSALTCAGALDFSDAIRLIARRGQFMEEACAEVEGGMAAVTGVSPGVVEELCALVSEPDQFVHPSNYNTDHQTVISGHKKKLEEALGVLDRRGIQYKRLPVSLPAHSRILLPARDRLVEELQSLNIRMPKWEVVSNLKASPYGSVDEIRQSLPEQIVSPVLWSSTMRLLQSSRITVAVEIGPKTVLRNLLRQSTPGIRSLAFDVVEDRTLLLQYMSSDLYRQNDAHFISLCMGIAVSVRNRNYNQEEYEEGVIIPYSEMSKMKRMYEAGGYSPEVADRDKVLEYLVQILETKRYPHDQIRRRLRTLTAERRA